One stretch of Bombus pascuorum chromosome 14, iyBomPasc1.1, whole genome shotgun sequence DNA includes these proteins:
- the LOC132914107 gene encoding L-aminoadipate-semialdehyde dehydrogenase-phosphopantetheinyl transferase: MFQSIRWAFNWKEWNPSEKDFAYAISCIQLEEKQRLGRFVFRKDIRASLAGRLMMRKFVNEYEHIPYSAIVFTRDAYNKPILKNVSSNLSFNISHHGNYTVLAGETRNINLGIDVMKFEYTGGKQLPEFFRIMNRNFSPLEWEEINMFSNDFDKISMFCRHWALKESYVKAIGKGITIDLRSMSFKTNSELMENSVTTDTVLYINDVKQDWLFEETLLNSQHCVAIALQKNGKAPNSQKKIFEYVNSDTLLANAIPLFSQDPKYTEEYFKKKEHP, translated from the coding sequence atGTTTCAAAGTATTCGGTGGGCATTCAATTGGAAGGAATGGAATCCCAGTGAAAAGGACTTTGCTTATGCTATTTCTTGTATACAGTTAGAAGAGAAACAAAGATTAGGCAGATTTGTGTTTCGTAAAGATATTAGGGCTTCTCTTGCAGGTAGATTAATGatgagaaaatttgttaatgaGTATGAACATATTCCATACTCTGCTATAGTATTTACAAGAGATGCATATAATAAacctattttaaaaaatgtttcctcaaatttgtcttttaataTATCTCACCACGGGAATTATACAGTTTTAGCAGGTGAAACGAGGAATATAAACTTAGGAATAGATGTAATGAAATTCGAGTACACTGGTGGTAAGCAATTGCCTGAATTTTTCCGTATaatgaatagaaatttttcaccTTTAGAAtgggaagaaataaatatgttcTCTAACGACTTTGATAAAATTAGTATGTTCTGCAGGCATTGGGCATTAAAAGAAAGTTATGTGAAAGCTATAGGTAAAGGTATTACAATTGATCTTAGATCAATGTCTTTTAAAACTAATTCAGAACTCATGGAAAATTCTGTTACAACTGATACTGTTTTATACATAAATGATGTAAAACAAGATTGGTTGTTTGAGGAAACATTATTGAATTCCCAACACTGTGTTGCTATAGCTTTgcaaaaaaatggaaaagcaCCAAACTcgcaaaagaaaatatttgaatatgtaAACAGTGATACACTCTTAGCAAATGCTATTCCATTATTTTCACAAGATCCTAAATATacagaagaatatttcaaaaaaaaggaacatccataa
- the LOC132914157 gene encoding dynein axonemal intermediate chain 3-like, giving the protein MADEHGTHNEEKEKQDEQPNQDDKILQSEETEQGEYESTVEESKKREYSALADDAMYDDDYSEVEDYGYMPKYEKDWSEAVKSISSETIDWEKEAKETVRLDISTLKERRRTIFDLDSYSASGPSTSDLLRLASVDYVPEPPKEIRYSVSLGAPGIARINLSPLTQKVVGCVIGENVSTEYPWVYVRKEIIEDNIDLHEDSSDFLPIKNEIRMFPNSKILIGYVPSLTEEGQFYICLTEEGRDAVVEQIQKQREEHENRVRTAVYKPLGKWQEFNSSVEIEASIVKNTRPLLEIEVIGTADIFNASFQFEDRKVDDVRDGYIELLPYRQIFENIPRKLLNNMTQVTPDVRDVETQTALSVLTNCWVQYKYEYKSPDISKFTPDKVESLRSFLRRFSDYVCDQLLLNATWDIYTNDYGNLVRNIRDTQWPIPVSYEEHLSFHDEQHVASKVINDLCWHPLWTGIAFAAYTSYSKSQYLIGPKSNEEVVKACDNNFVLVWSFNDRLTPKLVLECPREVTSVAVSPLDGNLIVGGCANGQIVLWHIPGKIEKVEAVIVYTAAQIKHRIAIKTLTVWMQEVIGTSVIRPTAISSLKESQKAAVTQIIWIAPYDQLDSSGRITSLPEDTSVNDLSSQFVTASEDGTIAFWNLKLDEKWQMYKKEKKEKKKGTVIRPEALAKSISPFKVLDRIFKPYYVLTIQHPNESRNVVITTMSMYAPKFMKKRTDVVPSTHDVTIRRYFENVIKKPDYVMKPMIHVGTVEGDFGCITWEGYDFTTDLNINTEICGWCWFKRIHDGPITHSVRSKVNRSWLATVGGKIFAIWKEDIGIPLFWKKSQVSLTAISWGSYRPTIVILTRLDGTVELWDFMVKTEEPCVMQSLSGRIITGIYTHELYLTPQCVGFCDFNGILRMFLAPDVFLKSDTACVEWMSNFIERQVKRVKSCREWLERWTQTAYKEIEEKQRKAERKKQEEEEKAVTSKTMEAEPLVEPLKKSLRTWEVIEESRERWKTRELKHMQQVLLEKKGLKKDDLERQREPILRLRQDAERKKKKLRQTLKMQESIFEHTKNLFFPKHQPETKRISVAPVPGKIDKPITVEDTILEEEMMEMQRIDPNEEIIYHFMETQAKVLADLQKHPFQHSFNWENILRKKKTIRVTMDTELKKLNKSKKRFSIII; this is encoded by the exons ATGGCTGATGAACATGGGACTCATaatgaagagaaagagaaacaagaTGAGCAACCTAATCAAGATGACAAAATTCTTCAAAGTGAAGAAACTGAACAGGGAGAATATGAAAGTACAGTTGAAGAATCAAAGAAAAGGGAATATTCTGCGTTAGCAGACGATGCCATGTATGATGACGATTATTCCGAAGTTGAAGATTATGGATACATGCCTAAATATGAAAAGGACTGGTCGGAAGCAGTAAAGT CTATTTCTAGCGAAACCATAGATTGGGAGAAGGAAGCAAAGGAAACAGTACGCTTGGACATAAGTACattaaaagaaagacgaagaacGATTTTCGATTTAGATTCTTATTCCGCTTCCGGTCCATCAACCAGCGATCTTCTACGTCTTGCTTCGGTGGATTATGTACCCGAACCACCGAAAGAAATTCGCTATTCTGTTTCACTA GGCGCACCAGGTATAGCAAGAATCAACTTGTCGCCTCTAACGCAAAAGGTAGTTGGTTGTGTCATAGGAGAAAACGTTAGCACCGAGTATCCTTGGGTATACGTTCGGAAAGAGATCATTGAAGACAATATAGATCTCCACGAAGACAGTAGCGATTTCCTGCCAATAAAAAACGAGATTCGAATGTTTCCGAATTCGAAGATACTAATCGGTTATGTTCCATCGTTAACCGAAGAAGGTCAGTTTTATATATGCTTGACGGAGGAAGGTCGAGATGCTGTGGTCGAACAAATTCAGAAACAAAGAGAGGAACATGAAAATCGTGTGAGGACCGCCGTCTATAAACCGTTAGGGAAATGGCAGGAATTTAACAGCAGTGTAGAGATCGAGGCGTCCATCGTTAAGAATACTAGACCGCTGTTAGAGATCGAG GTAATAGGAACAGCAGATATATTCAATGCATCATTTCAATTCGAAGACAGAAAAGTAGACGACGTTAGAGATGGATACATCGAACTTCTCCCTTACCGTcaaatctttgaaaatattccacGTAAACTGTTAAACAATATGACTCAGGTTACTCCGGATGTTCGAGATGTGGAAACTCAAACGGCTCTTTCGGTACTTACAAATTGTTGGGTTCAGtacaaatatgaatataaGTCTCCGGATATATCGAAATTTACGCCAGATAAAGTAGAATCTTTGAGGAGCTTCCTTCGTCGTTTCAGCGACTATGTGTGCGATCAA TTGTTGTTAAATGCTACTTGGGACATTTACACGAACGATTATGGCAATTTAGTGAGGAACATAAGAGATACACAGTGGCCGATACCTGTAAGCTATGAGGAACACTTAAGCTTTCATGATGAACAGCATGTGGCTAGTAAAGTCATCAATGATCTTTGCTGGCATCCATTATGGACTGGTATAGCGTTTGCTGCCTATACGAGCTACTCAAAGAGTCAATATCTAATTGGACCTAAATCGAACGAAGAG GTAGTTAAGGCTTGCgacaataattttgttctCGTATGGTCGTTCAACGATCGTTTGACACCAAAATTGGTTCTTGAATGTCCAAGGGAAGTGACATCCGTAGCTGTGAGTCCACTAGATGGAAATCTGATCGTAGGTGGTTGCGCAAATGG GCAGATCGTACTATGGCACATCCCAGGTAAAATCGAGAAAGTGGAAGCGGTAATTGTGTATACAGCTGCTCAAATCAAGCATAGAATCGCGATAAAGACTTTGACCGTGTGGATGCAGGAAGTAATTGGAACGTCCGTAATCAGACCTACTGCAATATCCTCGTTAAAAGAGAGCCAGAAGGCGGCTGTGACTCAGATTATATGGATTGCTCCGTACGATCAGCTTGATTCCAGTGGCAGAATTACATCGTTGCCAGAAGACACTAGTGTCAATGATTTATCCTCGCAATTTGTAACTGCAAGCGAGGATGGTACGATCGCTTTCTGGAACTTGAAGTTAGATGAAAA atGGCAGATGTataagaaggagaaaaaagagaaaaagaaaggtacCGTAATAAGACCAGAAGCATTGGCAAAGTCGATATCTCCGTTTAAAGTACTGGACCGTATTTTCAAGCCCTATTATGTCTTGACAATCCAACATCCAAATGAAAGTCGAAATGTAGTAATAACTACTATGAGCATGTATGCAccgaaatttatgaaaaaacgCACTGACGTTGTTCCATCAACACATGATGTAACTATACGGAggtattttgaaaatgttatcAAGAAACCAGATTATGTGATGAAACCGATGATACATGTCGGTACTGTAGAAG GTGATTTTGGTTGCATCACGTGGGAAGGATACGATTTCACaacagatttaaatattaatacagaAATATGTGGATGGTGTTGGTTTAAAAGAATACACGATGGTCCTATAACACATTCTGTTAGATCTAAGGTAAATAGATCGTGGCTTGCAACCGTAGGTGGCAAAATATTCGCTATTTGGAAGGAGGATATTGGTATACCGTTATTTTGGAAGAAATCACAAGTTAG CCTCACTGCTATTTCTTGGGGTAGCTATCGCCCCACGATAGTAATTCTAACACGATTAGATGGTACCGTCGAATTATGGGATTTCATGGTGAAAACAGAAGAACCATGCGTCATGCAGAGTCTGTCAGGTCGCATAATTACGGGGATATACACACACGAATTATATTTGACTCCACAATGCGTAGGATTTTGCGATTTCAATGGTATCTTAAGGATGTTTCTCGCTCCCGATGTTTTTCTCAAGAGCGACACTGCTTGTGTAGAATGGATGAGTAATTTTATCGAACGCCAAGTTAAAAGG GTAAAGAGCTGTAGAGAATGGTTAGAGAGATGGACACAAACGGCTTATAaggaaatcgaagaaaaacaaagaaaagcaGAGAGGAAGAagcaagaggaagaagagaaagcagTCACCTCTAAAACAATGGAAGCTGAACCTTTAGTAGAGCCTCTAAAAAAAAGCTTA AGAACATGGGAAGTGATTGAAGAATCACGCGAAAGATGGAAAACAAGGGAGTTGAAGCACATGCAGCAAGTGCTTCTGGAGAAGAAAGGTTTAAAGAAAGACGACCTCGAAAGACAGCGTGAACCTATTCTAAGATTACGGCAGGATgcagaaaggaagaagaaaaaattacgGCAGACATTAAAAATGCAAGAAAGTATTTTTGAGCACACCAAAAACCTTTTCTTCCCCAAACATCAGCCAGAGACCAAACGAATTTCCGTGGCGCCAGTGCCAGGAAAAATCGATAAACCAATTACTGTGGAGGACACTATACTCGAAGAGGAAATGATG GAAATGCAACGAATTGACCCGAATGAAGAGATCATTTACCATTTTATGGAAACGCAGGCTAAAGTGTTAGCTGATTTACAGAAGCATCCGTTTCAGCATTCGTTTAATTGGGAGAATATtctaagaaagaagaaaacgatacGCGTCACGATGGATACCgagttgaaaaaattgaacaaatcgaagaaaagattcagtataatcatataa
- the LOC132914155 gene encoding uncharacterized protein LOC132914155, giving the protein MYRIIILLTFIAQQKAAHVHLVPNNAGTKNVTGELTLVQCGDNLIKITGKVYGLTAGLHGIHVHEKGDLQDGCMSTGPHFNPENVTHGGQNSPVRHVGDLGNILANESGVADVNIEDSIISFTGNNNIIGRAIVIHSGEDDLGRGSSPLSASTGNSGDRWACGIIKAE; this is encoded by the exons ATGTATCGAATAATCATACTGCTCACTTTTATTGCGCAG CAAAAGGCTGCACACGTCCATTTGGTACCAAATAACGCTGGAACGAAAAATGTAACAGGGGAACTAACTTTGGTTCAATGCGGAGataacttaattaaaattactggAAAGGTATATGGACTTACAGCAGGGTTACATGGTATCCATGTACACGAAAAGGGAGACTTACAAGATGGTTGTATGTCTACCGGTCCGCATTTCAATCCTGAGAAT GTCACTCACGGCGGACAAAATAGTCCGGTGAGACATGTTGGCGATCTAGGTAACATATTAGCAAACGAAAGCGGAGTTGCTGATGTAAATATCGAAgattctattatttcttttactgGAAATAACAATATCATAGGACGTGCAATTGTCATTCATTCCGGCGAAGATGATCTTGGAAGAGGCAGCAGCCCTCTTTCTGCGTCTACTGGAAATTCGGGAGATCGTTGGGCTTGCGGTATAATCAAAGCTGAATAA
- the LOC132914154 gene encoding uncharacterized protein LOC132914154 — protein MLIMVTVKRINDLKLIQLVKEHELLYNSSAENYRSNVARNNVWQEIARIMGLSTARCKRRWIIIKDQYLRFLRWKPTVKKKLPPKPYQYQSEMEFLKPYLKQATLYGWLPEFYTQDVRRSPRISDTIIENTNLNDTNDGKLRSESMSVITIPSDSLPTQQLSNSNSKNAYEKPRIIGSSSFVMEYANDKQYETRDVLMKYFETIAETVREFPLTLQVKVKSEVSKIVHQAEMEYIHQIQLQPYGQLINSFSEPEQMPFNNVMNSQYTVAYTLPKIEHLG, from the exons ATGTTGATAATGGTGACTGTAAAAAG gaTAAATGacttaaaattaatacaactCGTGAAAGAACATGAACTACTATACAATTCTTCTGCTGAGAATTATAGATCTAACGTCGCACGAAATAATGTATGGCAAGAAATTGCGAGGATTATGGGATTATcaa CTGCACGATGTAAAAGGAGAtggattattataaaagatcAGTATTTAAGATTTCTACGGTGGAAGCcaacagtaaaaaaaaaattgcctCCAAAACCATATCAGTACCAATCTGAAATGGAATTCTTAAAGCCATATTTGAAGCAAGCAACATTATATGGATGGTTACCGGAATTTTATACTCAGGATGTGCGAAGATCGCCCCGTATTTCAGAtacgataatagaaaataccaATTTAAATGACACCAATGATGGAAAATTAAGGTCTGAATCGATGTCTGTAATCACTATACCATCGGATTCTCTTCCAACTCAACaactttcaaattcaaattcaaagaaCGCATATGAGAAACCTCGTATAATCGGATCTTCATCTTTTGTAATGGAATATGCAAATGATAAACAATATGAAACTCGTGATGttctaatgaaatatttcgaaactaTAGCTGAAACAGTTCGAGAATTTCCACTAACGTTACAAGTGAAAGTAAAATCAGAAGTATCAAAGATAGTTCATCAAGCTGAAATGGAATATATTCATCAAATTCAACTACAACCATATGGACAATTGATAAACAGTTTTTCAGAACCCGAGCAAATGCCTtttaataacgttatgaatTCGCAATACACAGTCGCATATACTTTACCAAAAATTGAACATCTCGGATAA
- the LOC132914156 gene encoding uncharacterized protein LOC132914156 → MKIMIQRFHEIDKKYETLKSHYYSLTQNMKMMRDKYIKLKMENTEQKKKLMSFEMQNRTLNSLSDVSTPIKSGNNRSSKMRPASNSYFSCGANMSSQSFDVRKGNAMFEGFRIPYPHIVRSVGSRGTSDTNSTYL, encoded by the exons atgaaaattatgataCAACGCTTTCATGAAATC GacaaaaaatacgaaacattGAAGTCCCACTACTATAGCCTAACTCAAAACATGAAAATGATGagagataaatatattaaactgaaaatggaaaatactgaacagaaaaagaaattaatgtcTTTTGAGATGCAAAATAGAACTTTAAACTCTTTAAGTGATGTATCTACACCAATAAAATCTGGCAACAACAGAAGTTCAAAAATGAG ACCTGCatcaaattcatatttttcgtgTGGAGCAAATATGTCGAGTCAATCATTTGACGTGAGAAAGGGAAACGCAATGTTCGAAGGTTTTCGTATTCCTTATCCTCATATAGTACGATCAGTTGGTTCTCGTGGAACTTCAGATACCAATTCTACTTACCTTTAG
- the LOC132913996 gene encoding mitochondrial S-adenosylmethionine carrier protein-like, with amino-acid sequence MMLETTDTKFTFAMSLIAGGLAGTSVDVILFPLDTLKTRLQSKQGFAKSGGFSNLYKGILPVIIGSAPSASLFFVTYEGIKNIIQCRVPEKYHSFLHMGSASLAEMVSCLIRVPVEVIKQRRQVSMLDRQDINLRLLYSCYWSTVLRDMPFSLIQFPLWEYFKKVWSLHVDREILPIESAICGAIAGGISATVTTPLDVTKTRIMLSHGNSNTSKLKVLYVLKDVYRDKGFHGLFAGVGPRVMWIIMGGFIFFGTYEKVKTIGIRYCLYL; translated from the exons atgatgttAGAAACAACGGATACGAAATTTACTTTTGCTATGTCTTTAATA gCAGGAGGATTGGCTGGGACATCTGTCGATGTAATATTGTTCCCATTAGACACATTAAAAACACGTTTACAATCTAAGCAAGGATTCGCAAAATCAGGAGGATTTTCTAATCTTTATAAAGGAATTCTTCCTGTAATAATTGGATCTGCACCAAGCG catCATTGTTTTTCGTTACATATGaaggtattaaaaatataatacaatgtaGAGTACCTGAGAAATATCATTCATTCCTTCACATGGGTTCAGCATCTTTAGCAGAAATG GTATCCTGTTTAATAAGAGTACCTGTGGAAGTAATAAAGCAAAGGAGACAAGTTTCTATGCTAGATAGACAAGATATTAATCTTAGATTATTATATAGTTGTTATTGGAGCACTGTATTAAGAGATATGCCTTTTAGTTTAATACAATTTCCATTGTGGGAATACTTTAAGAAAGTTTGGAGTTTGCATGTTGACAGAGAAATTCTTCCTATAGAAAGTGCAATATGTGGAGCAATTGCAG GTGGTATTTCTGCTACTGTTACTACACCACTAGATGTTACAAAAACAAGAATAATGCTTTCACAtggaaattcaaatacttcaaaattaaaagtacTATATGTATTAAAAGATGTATATAGAGATAAAGGTTTTCATGG ACTTTTTGCTGGTGTGGGTCCCAGAGTAATGTGGATAATTATGGGAGGATTTATCTTCTTTGGAACTTATGAAAAGGTAAAAACCATAGGAATAAGATATTGCTTATATTTATAG
- the LOC132913990 gene encoding hydroxysteroid dehydrogenase-like protein 2, producing MTVPRFICNMINTGKLAGRTIFITGATRGIGKTIALKAAKDGANIVIAAKTAEPHPKLPGTIYTAAKEIEQVGGKALPCIVDVRDEAQVVSAVENAINKFGGIDIVINNASAISLTGTEFTDMKKYDLMNNINARGTFLVSKICLPYLKKSTNPHIVNISPPLNMKPIWFKNYVAYTISKFGMSMCALGMAEEFKDSGIAVNAVWPKTAIYTAAIAMLSGAESRNYSRKPDIMGDAVYALICKDSKSITGQFLIDEEILKNEGITDFTDYACNPENKDKLMLDLFVDDDLESLDSQAQSLYKLTQKDIQDTNKTNGKIAQIFSVIQANLNSDLVNKTGAIFQFNVRGSEAGTWFLDLKTGQGSAGRGEPSQSPDATLTMDSDNFFAMFSGKLKPTSAFVMGKLKISGDLQKAMKLEKLMNLLKSKL from the exons ATGACAGTTCCTCGTTTTATTTGCAATATGATCAATACGGg aaaacTTGCCGGCCGCACAATCTTTATCACTGGTGCAACAAGAGGAATTGGGAAAACTATTGCCTTGAAAGCTGCAAAAGATGGGGCAAATATCGTCATTGCAGCTAAAACTGCAGAACCACATCCAAAGTTACCAGGCACCATATACACTGCTGCCAAAGAga TTGAGCAAGTGGGTGGTAAAGCATTACCTTGCATTGTAGATGTAAGAGATGAAGCACAAGTAGTGTCTGCAGTAGAAAATGCTATTAACAAATTTGGTGGTATTGacattgttattaataatgcCAGTGCAATTTCTTTAACAGGCACAGAATTTACAGATATGAAAAAGTATGATCTTATGAATAACATCAATGCCAGAGGAACATTTTTAGT gtCCAAGATATGTTTaccttatttaaaaaaaagcacAAATCCTCATATAGTAAACATCAGTCCACCATTAAACATGAAACCAATAtggtttaaaaattatgttgcGTATACAATATCTAAATTTGGAATGTCAATGTGTGCTCTTGGCATGGCTGAAGAATTTAAGGACAGTGGCATTGCTGTAAATGCTGTCTGGCCAAAGACTg CTATTTATACTGCCGCGATTGCAATGTTATCTGGTGCTGAATCAAGAAATTACAGTCGTAAACCTGATATAATGGGAGATGCTGTGTATGCTTTGATTTGTAAAGATAGTAAATCTATTACTGGGCAGTTTTTAATTgatgaagaaatattaaaaaatgaggGAATCACGGATTTCACAGATTATGCATGTAATCCAG agaataaagataaattaatgCTAGATTTATTTGTGGATGATGATTTGGAGTCTTTGGATTCACAAGCTCAATCATTATATAAACTAACACAAAAAGATATACAGGATACTAATAAAACAAACGGAAAAATTGCACAAATATTTAGCGTTATTCAAGCAAACTTGAATAGTGATCTTGTTAACAAAACAGGCGCCATATTTCAATTCAATGTCAGAG GTAGTGAAGCTGGTACATGGTTTCTGGATCTTAAAACTGGTCAAGGTTCGGCAGGTAGAGGAGAACCTAGTCAATCACCAGATGCTACATTAACAATGGATTCCGATAACTTTTTTGCAATGTTTTctg GAAAATTGAAACCGACATCAGCATTTGTAAtgggaaaattgaaaattagtGGAGACCTTCAAAAAGcaatgaaattggaaaaattaatgaatctATTAAAGTCTAAACTTTAA
- the LOC132913985 gene encoding asparagine synthetase domain-containing protein 1 — translation MCGIFCNISQNHANCIEISHEWEACKNLIIARGPDGLIEKFENLTSIWSGHFVASVLWMQGSNFCEQPAIDSSGNILLWNGDIFSGNLAQDNLCDTIVLLNALQSCSSVLSVFQEIQGPYSFIYFQKSTNLLYFGRDVIGRHSLLLKVNTDENILTLTSVASKEVNRIMEIPAIGIFVMNLNNSRVNFTCYPWKEPDLRFTDIIEALETHLGVDIDIEKAILKSDVSTCLHLHPNIKDLEYLENSPCLENSCKILEYLIEDKDILERVNRLLKLLYKAVEVRIKKQPKFCRTCIKLVLEKQDVICNHSKIGILFSGGLDSAILTLIADKYVSQHEPIDLINVAFEKSINTSKKSSANNEKQSMEDQYDVPDRKTGRQTFVELTKICPKRKWNFVEVNISQTELQKYRSSRICNLLYPLCTILDESLGCAVWFASRAKGTIHLNTNVYESPCRVLLLGMGADELFGGYMRHRTILRHKGWDALTQELNIELAGISERNLGRDDRIVSDHGRQSRLPYLDENIVEYVQKLKPWERCYPTDKMPSGLGDKLLLRLVAYKLGFRNTANFPKRAFQFGSRIANGKENAKDISDRL, via the exons ATGTGTGGAATATTCTGTAACATTTCACAAAACCATGCAAATTGTATAGAGATTTCACATGAG TGGGAAGCTTgcaagaatttaataattgccCGTGGTCCTGATGGTTtaattgagaaatttgaaaatttgactTCAATTTGGTCTGGTCACTTTGTTGCTTCTGTATTATGGATGCAGGGTTCAAATTTTTGTGAACAACCAGCTATAGATTCGAGTGGTAATATTCTTCTTTGGAATGGAGATatattttctggaaatttg GCCCAAGATAATTTATGTGATACTATTGTGCTGTTAAATGCTCTACAGTCATGTTCAAGTGTACTATCAGTGTTCCAAGAAATCCAAGGTCcatatagttttatatattttcaaaaatctaCAAATCTTCTGTATTTTGGTAGAGATGTTATTGGCAGACACAGTTTGCTTTTAAAAGTGAATActgatgaaaatattttaacattgaCATCTGTTGCCAGTAAAGAAGTAAATAGAATTATGGAAATTCCTGCAATTGGAATTTTTGTTatgaatttaaacaattctAGAGTGAATTTTACATGCTACCCATGGAAGGAGCCAGATTTGCGATTTACTGATATTATTGAAGCACTAGAAACACATTTGGGTGTAGATATTGATATTGAAAAAGCTATATTAAAATCAGATGTATCAACGTGTCTACATTTGCATCCTAATATTAAAGACTtggaatatttggaaaatagtCCTTGTTTGGAAAATTCTTGTAAAATACTAGAATATTTGATAGAAGATAAAGATATCCTTGAAAGAGTCAATCGATTATTGAAACTTCTTTACAAGGCTGTGGAAGTTAGAATAAAGAAACAGCCCAAATTCTGTAGAACATGTATTAAATTAGTTTTAGAGAAACAAGATGTTATATGCAATCATTCAAAAATAGGTATATTATTTTCTGGAGGATTAGATTCGGCTATTTTAACACTAATTGCtgataaatatgtatcacAACATGAACCTATTGACTTGATTAATGTTGCATTTGAAAAGTCTATTAATACATCTAAGAAATCAAGTGcaaataatgaaaaacaaaGTATGGAGGACCAGTATGATGTTCCTGACAGAAAAACTGGAAGACAAACGTTTGTAGAGCTTACAAAGATTTGTCCAAAACGGAAATGGAATTTTGTAGAA GTAAATATCAGTCAAACAGAATTACAGAAATATCGTTCATCgcgaatttgtaatttactatatCCACTATGCACCATCTTAGATGAAAGCTTAGGTTGTGCTGTGTGGTTTGCAAGTCGAGCAAAAGGTACAATTCATTTgaatacaaatgtatatgaaTCCCCATGCAGAGTACTTCTCTTAGGCATGGGTGCAGATGAATTGTTTGGTGGATATATGAGACATAGAACGATATTAAGACATAAGGGTTGGGACGCTTTAACACAAGAACTAAACATTGAACTAGCTGGAATCTCTGAAAGAAATTTAGGCCGTGATGATCGTATCGTATCAGATCATGGAAGACAATCTAGACTGCCATACTTAGATGAAAACATAGTAGAATATGTTCAAAAACTGAAACCATGGGAAAG gTGTTATCCAACAGATAAAATGCCATCTGGATTAGGagataaattacttttacgtTTAGTGGCATATAAACTTGGTTTCCGAAATACAGCCAATTTCCCTAAAAGAGCTTTTCAATTTGGATCTCGAATTGCTAATGGCAAAGAAAACGCCAAAGATATATCAGACCGCTTATGA